One window of the Rhizobiaceae bacterium genome contains the following:
- a CDS encoding universal stress protein has product MYKHILISTDGSETAQKGVDHGLSLAKNLGARVTLMTVTEPFPFTASPSGLGWVPTKSDVDRYENVQKEHADGILKPVKEAADKLGVEAAVLHVPDAQPAEAIVATAKAKDCSLIVMASHGRRGLGRLILGSQTSEVLAHSSVPVLVVR; this is encoded by the coding sequence GTGTACAAACATATACTGATTTCCACGGACGGATCGGAAACCGCCCAGAAGGGCGTCGACCATGGCCTTTCCCTGGCGAAGAACCTGGGCGCCAGGGTCACTCTGATGACCGTCACCGAGCCGTTTCCATTTACCGCAAGTCCGAGCGGGCTCGGCTGGGTGCCGACGAAATCCGACGTCGACCGCTACGAAAACGTGCAGAAGGAACATGCCGACGGCATTCTGAAACCGGTCAAGGAAGCGGCCGACAAGCTCGGCGTCGAAGCAGCCGTGCTCCACGTCCCCGATGCCCAGCCTGCCGAAGCCATTGTCGCCACGGCGAAGGCGAAGGACTGCAGCCTGATCGTCATGGCTTCGCATGGGCGCCGTGGACTCGGTCGCCTCATCCTCGGCAGCCAGACGTCGGAGGTGCTGGCTCATAGCTCCGTTCCGGTGCTGGTCGTGCGATGA
- a CDS encoding helix-turn-helix domain-containing protein — translation MKILTIGHLARETGTKVETIRFYEKSGLLPAPSRTDGNYRSYDEAHLNRLSFIRRARELGFSLDQVRALLTLSDDRGQPCAAVDTIATEHRAEVERKIADLQSLKAELDRMIDQCGCGVVADCRIIESLSPRRKAMN, via the coding sequence ATGAAAATTCTGACGATCGGTCATCTCGCCCGCGAGACGGGCACGAAGGTCGAGACGATCCGCTTCTACGAGAAATCAGGATTGTTGCCCGCGCCGTCGCGAACGGATGGCAACTACCGTTCCTACGACGAGGCGCATCTCAACCGGCTGAGCTTCATTCGGCGGGCGCGCGAGCTTGGTTTCTCGCTCGATCAGGTCCGGGCTCTTCTGACTTTGTCCGACGACCGCGGCCAGCCCTGCGCCGCTGTCGACACGATCGCCACGGAGCATCGCGCCGAGGTGGAACGGAAAATCGCCGACCTGCAATCCCTGAAGGCCGAGCTCGACAGGATGATCGACCAGTGCGGATGCGGCGTCGTCGCCGACTGCCGCATCATCGAATCCCTGTCGCCCCGGCGCAAAGCCATGAACTGA
- the cadA gene encoding cadmium-translocating P-type ATPase yields MTAATRIRLQIEGMDCAACALKIETAMQRLPGVSEIDVSYTAGTLALKVDEDRTSLRIIEDKVRALGYQPSGPAPGSKQPLPAKRTREPWWKGAKARLVFLTGALFAAAFVAALFLPEWDTWLFAAAALASVVPFARRAVVGALEGSPFTIETLMSIAALGAIAIGEAEEAAVVVFLFAIGELLETVAAGRARAGIEALIDLVPRRALRVTGSGQTESVPVEALAVDDRVVVRPGDRVPSDGIVESGSSEVNEAPVTGESVPVLKEAGARVFAGSINANGELRVRITHVAADNTIARIIHMVEEAQESKAPTARMIDRFSRWYTPGAMVVAALVILIPPLAFDGDWMTWIYRGLATLLIACPCALVISTPAAIASGLAAGARQGLLIKGGAALEALGKVATVAFDKTGTLTRGHPRVTDVVALVGSEDDVLARAAAVEKNVSHPLGVSIVEAATERALELPQVFGGGIAVPGKAVTARLKSGFASVGSPRHAAEAADVPADVGERILALESEGKTVVVLMADKTIEGLIALRDEPRDDAVEGVRRLKDRGVNVLMLSGDNQRTANSIGARLGLEARGELLPDAKLAEIGRLKDLGPIAMVGDGINDAPALAAASVGIAMGGGTDVALETADAALLGNRVGGVADLVALSQATLGNIRQNIAIALGLKMVFLATTLFGVTTLWMAILADTGATVLVTANALRLLTYRPRK; encoded by the coding sequence ATGACCGCCGCAACCCGGATCAGACTGCAGATAGAAGGCATGGACTGCGCGGCATGCGCGCTGAAGATCGAAACCGCCATGCAGCGCCTGCCGGGCGTGAGCGAGATCGATGTCAGCTATACCGCCGGCACGCTTGCGCTGAAGGTCGACGAGGACAGGACCTCGCTTCGCATCATCGAGGACAAGGTACGCGCGCTCGGGTATCAACCTTCCGGGCCGGCGCCGGGCTCGAAGCAGCCCTTGCCTGCGAAGCGGACCAGAGAACCCTGGTGGAAAGGCGCGAAGGCGCGACTCGTCTTCCTGACGGGAGCCTTGTTCGCGGCGGCCTTCGTGGCCGCCCTCTTCCTGCCCGAATGGGACACGTGGCTTTTCGCGGCTGCCGCCCTGGCCAGCGTCGTTCCCTTCGCGCGCCGGGCGGTCGTCGGCGCGCTGGAAGGCTCTCCCTTCACCATCGAGACCCTGATGTCCATCGCCGCGCTCGGGGCCATCGCCATCGGCGAGGCGGAGGAAGCCGCCGTCGTCGTTTTCCTGTTCGCCATTGGCGAGCTTCTGGAGACAGTGGCGGCGGGACGGGCGCGGGCGGGCATAGAGGCGCTGATCGACCTCGTGCCGCGGCGGGCGTTGCGGGTCACCGGTTCCGGACAGACCGAAAGCGTGCCCGTCGAGGCGCTTGCGGTCGACGATCGCGTCGTCGTGCGGCCGGGCGACAGGGTTCCGTCCGACGGGATCGTCGAGAGCGGTTCGTCGGAGGTGAACGAGGCGCCGGTGACGGGCGAGTCCGTTCCCGTGCTCAAGGAGGCCGGGGCCAGGGTCTTCGCCGGCTCGATCAACGCCAATGGCGAATTGCGGGTCAGGATCACCCATGTCGCCGCCGACAACACGATCGCGCGCATCATTCACATGGTCGAGGAGGCGCAGGAATCGAAGGCGCCGACGGCGCGGATGATCGACCGCTTCTCGCGGTGGTACACGCCGGGCGCGATGGTGGTGGCGGCGCTGGTGATCCTTATTCCGCCGCTCGCTTTCGACGGCGACTGGATGACCTGGATCTATCGCGGCCTTGCGACACTGCTCATCGCCTGTCCGTGTGCGCTGGTCATCTCGACTCCGGCGGCGATCGCATCGGGACTGGCGGCCGGCGCGCGACAGGGTCTTCTCATCAAGGGCGGCGCGGCTCTGGAAGCGCTTGGCAAGGTCGCTACGGTCGCCTTCGACAAGACTGGCACGCTGACGCGCGGCCATCCCAGGGTGACCGATGTCGTCGCGCTCGTCGGATCGGAAGACGATGTGCTCGCCAGGGCGGCGGCGGTGGAGAAGAACGTCAGCCATCCGCTTGGCGTCTCGATCGTCGAAGCCGCAACGGAGCGTGCGCTTGAACTTCCGCAGGTCTTCGGCGGCGGCATCGCGGTTCCCGGCAAGGCGGTGACGGCGCGGCTGAAGTCGGGCTTCGCATCGGTCGGCTCTCCGCGCCATGCAGCCGAGGCGGCCGATGTTCCTGCGGATGTCGGCGAGCGCATCCTGGCCCTGGAAAGCGAAGGCAAGACCGTCGTGGTGCTTATGGCGGACAAGACCATCGAAGGTCTGATCGCGCTGCGCGACGAACCGCGCGACGATGCCGTGGAAGGCGTGCGGCGGCTGAAGGATCGCGGCGTCAACGTCCTCATGCTCTCGGGCGACAATCAGCGCACCGCGAACTCCATCGGCGCAAGGCTCGGGCTGGAAGCGCGCGGAGAACTCCTGCCGGATGCGAAGCTGGCGGAGATCGGCAGGCTCAAGGACCTTGGTCCGATCGCCATGGTCGGCGACGGCATCAACGATGCGCCCGCGCTTGCCGCCGCTTCCGTCGGCATCGCCATGGGAGGCGGAACCGACGTCGCGCTGGAGACGGCGGATGCGGCGCTGCTCGGGAACCGCGTGGGAGGCGTCGCGGATCTGGTTGCGCTGTCTCAGGCGACGCTGGGCAACATCCGGCAGAACATCGCGATCGCCCTCGGCCTCAAGATGGTCTTTCTCGCCACGACGCTGTTCGGCGTGACGACGCTGTGGATGGCGATCCTGGCCGACACCGGCGCCACCGTGCTGGTCACCGCGAACGCGCTTCGCCTGCTCACCTACCGACCCAGGAAATAG